The following coding sequences lie in one Vibrio splendidus genomic window:
- a CDS encoding aldose 1-epimerase — protein MFKIINEKFGNIDSVTLINHQHGIELQIINGFGAVINKYIVNNSPFSFICGYQNYDELINQHPFFSRSAKLFPFPNRLNLGRYSFDNQNHQLPANFPWSDHAVHGLLYNQPFSITNNVATEESASVTLQYQTSSLHPAFPFAFNLEVTFTVDITGKLTSSTTVSNLGDSAFPFGDAWHPYFSLGTELEQCGLAMSPCSEVIHENDLPNGEKLAFDCLSLEDSLTNQSLNHCFEFDSKTTNQLAFTRSDSSAAIRYQQDASYPFVQLYTPTSEQSIAIEPMTCPADAFNNQIGLLTLSPNQSQTFTWQCQAIFQPQ, from the coding sequence ATGTTTAAAATTATAAATGAAAAATTTGGAAATATTGACTCTGTCACATTAATAAACCACCAACATGGTATAGAACTTCAAATAATCAATGGATTTGGTGCTGTCATTAATAAATATATCGTAAATAACAGTCCATTCTCTTTTATTTGTGGTTATCAGAATTATGATGAACTGATCAACCAACATCCGTTCTTTTCCCGCAGTGCTAAATTATTCCCTTTTCCAAACCGTTTAAACTTAGGTCGTTACAGTTTCGATAATCAAAACCATCAACTCCCAGCTAATTTTCCTTGGTCTGATCACGCCGTACACGGCCTGCTCTACAACCAACCTTTTTCAATCACCAACAACGTAGCCACTGAAGAATCCGCCAGTGTGACGTTGCAGTATCAAACATCGTCTTTGCACCCTGCTTTCCCGTTTGCTTTCAACCTTGAAGTCACCTTCACTGTCGACATCACGGGTAAACTCACTTCCTCAACGACCGTCTCTAATCTGGGTGATTCAGCCTTCCCATTCGGTGATGCTTGGCACCCTTATTTCTCACTCGGCACTGAGCTAGAACAATGTGGACTCGCTATGTCGCCTTGCTCTGAGGTCATCCACGAAAACGACCTACCCAATGGTGAAAAACTGGCTTTTGACTGTTTGTCTTTGGAGGATTCACTCACCAATCAAAGCTTAAATCACTGCTTTGAATTTGATTCCAAGACAACCAATCAACTTGCGTTTACGCGCTCAGATTCGTCTGCCGCAATTCGCTATCAACAAGATGCAAGCTACCCATTCGTTCAGCTTTACACACCGACTAGCGAACAAAGTATTGCAATAGAACCAATGACTTGCCCAGCTGATGCATTCAATAACCAGATTGGCTTATTGACGCTTAGCCCGAACCAATCTCAGACCTTTACTTGGCAATGCCAAGCCATCTTTCAACCACAATAA
- a CDS encoding LacI family DNA-binding transcriptional regulator: MRTKTKKTTVYDVARLAGVSPSTVSRFLNRTTYVSDDKSQNIEQAIKDTGYKPNFQMQENTNRRSLTIGVLVQHPDSPYTSRILNDMEKTLIAQGYSLVIATGHWQKKLEMHALEYLAKSNVDGMIIVTGSITQEEIAKYAQDIPIVMVGYDFVENNVRSINIDNVLGGYMATLHLLQQGHVNIAHIKGLSSQPDSGNRFEGYKKALQEAGIKVMPKLVKQGDFSSESGYEKTVELIESKVHFSALFAANDQTAYGAIKALSDHGYKVPEDVSVIGFDDLPTSKYFTPALTTLRQPIEEIGEVCAQSILNLLSGERHEARLPPIDLIVRESTKSLYR; the protein is encoded by the coding sequence ATGCGTACTAAAACAAAAAAAACTACCGTATACGATGTAGCAAGACTGGCTGGCGTTTCTCCCAGCACCGTGTCTCGCTTCCTTAATCGAACCACTTATGTGTCTGACGATAAAAGCCAAAATATTGAGCAAGCGATTAAAGATACTGGCTACAAACCTAATTTTCAAATGCAAGAAAACACCAACCGACGTTCACTCACCATTGGTGTGTTGGTGCAACACCCTGACAGCCCTTATACCAGTCGTATTCTCAATGACATGGAGAAAACACTGATCGCTCAAGGCTATTCGTTAGTAATCGCGACAGGGCATTGGCAGAAAAAGTTGGAAATGCACGCGTTGGAGTATCTCGCAAAAAGTAACGTGGACGGCATGATCATCGTGACAGGAAGCATTACTCAGGAAGAAATTGCCAAGTATGCACAAGACATTCCTATCGTGATGGTTGGCTACGATTTTGTTGAGAATAACGTCCGCTCCATCAACATTGATAACGTGTTGGGCGGCTACATGGCAACCTTACATTTACTGCAACAAGGGCATGTGAATATTGCTCATATTAAGGGGCTTTCAAGTCAACCTGATTCGGGAAATCGCTTTGAAGGCTATAAGAAAGCACTTCAAGAGGCGGGCATAAAAGTGATGCCAAAACTCGTTAAACAGGGTGATTTCAGCAGTGAGTCAGGCTACGAGAAAACCGTTGAATTGATAGAGTCGAAGGTTCACTTCTCCGCCTTATTTGCTGCTAATGACCAAACGGCTTACGGTGCGATTAAGGCGCTGTCTGACCACGGTTATAAAGTGCCAGAAGATGTGTCTGTGATTGGCTTTGATGACTTGCCTACGTCTAAGTATTTCACGCCAGCTCTGACGACGCTGAGACAGCCGATTGAAGAGATTGGTGAGGTGTGTGCTCAGTCGATTTTGAACTTGTTATCTGGCGAGAGGCATGAAGCTCGCTTGCCACCGATTGATTTGATTGTGAGAGAGTCGACCAAGTCTTTGTATCGCTAG
- a CDS encoding GH116 family glycosyl hydrolase: MNNKIPYTSYSGNSEHLCKKGDAVEFIQPWYTPISTTPENTGMAVGGIGNTFTLTPNGNTPNFSFIPGIFVDCSEQVINFNDFYASVMNAPTIDTLQVLSEEELSVHLNFYPALFDGKKIESKNISNAINLIRAALKNGRFYQENKANFTKWKVEFSNKTQLFIDEDSGSTICQLYVALDFFNGLLINDTTRLLSLTSSDNNDMDNINGRDIDRVNGRDIEYQALYPLAEYKYSSFEDFNIKRKVVSPIVKENKRLCSLPMHWNHFELTNNSAQTRVITLAQPLQNLIGSTYQKGRDGIQDSACTLSQNPIAQQHEVVNLKGESHSFTGVQLSSQSPYQSDIEGEVVFGVQADNHLVEYGKVSISVKPTLYTSKSAQQTEFALKTGRTNTEFQTGIYTGREALSALVVVQVELEAGESVDLRFAQVMAHKKVMLNGWHSEKAYTQFYPQAKPALPMLEDVLPELEAIEQQIVKQQAAFLEQAQSKISQPDSALRYATMAMNSLSFLAESTVWDKEDKFLVKECVDYPFFNSLDVYFYGSFSLLYLLPELDGCVMKEFSKAILAEDFTERRYWEYEATPNAELIDEKYQGVRAIRGAVIHDLGSPFDIQPDAYSWHNVKEWKDLAPKYILMVYRHYQNTQDLSVVKECWQAVTESIDFLSNLIAEGDDLPLTRGTDDTFDNLASHGISIYCASLWVAGLQAASELAQLMGESELASGYLTRSKKALATVEQSLWDDKEGYYHFFVTPVQAKHLTGAGYQALETLGLTLTGDAIADKNTLNAYLNETDTSINISKVSQRVSKKRLLSETAPQAFTQEYLDLVPDSDNSFGDALLADSYLKLIGLDGIFPQQNIQRALDYVYKHNFEINSPKLGVANMTLADGSPHEAFQAQDVWIGVQFSVATALNLAGKSQQAETLMDTVYTALYDYSKIPFAAPEGFNCSVSVNEKDLIEAFKISQNDAKNWLSVLKYQKCVLSDGRINPTLTKDTDNFVKMLSGEIPLEKLAGLHKWLLSTGLKYTAGRYFRPGMIFAYLY; this comes from the coding sequence ATGAATAATAAAATTCCATATACGAGCTACTCAGGAAATTCAGAGCACTTGTGTAAAAAAGGTGATGCAGTTGAATTTATTCAACCTTGGTACACGCCAATTTCGACCACGCCAGAAAATACCGGTATGGCAGTCGGCGGAATTGGTAACACATTTACACTCACACCAAACGGCAACACGCCGAACTTCAGCTTTATTCCGGGAATCTTTGTCGATTGTTCAGAACAAGTTATTAATTTTAATGATTTTTATGCGTCTGTGATGAATGCGCCAACCATCGACACGCTGCAAGTTCTTAGCGAAGAAGAGTTGAGTGTTCACCTGAACTTTTATCCTGCTTTGTTCGATGGCAAGAAGATCGAAAGCAAAAACATATCGAATGCGATTAACCTGATTCGAGCAGCATTAAAAAATGGTCGCTTCTACCAAGAAAATAAAGCTAACTTTACAAAGTGGAAGGTTGAATTTTCAAATAAGACTCAATTATTTATTGACGAAGATTCAGGTTCAACTATTTGTCAATTATATGTAGCCTTAGATTTCTTTAATGGTTTATTAATAAATGATACAACGAGATTATTATCACTTACTTCGAGTGATAATAATGATATGGATAATATCAATGGCCGTGATATAGATAGAGTTAATGGTAGAGATATAGAATATCAAGCTTTGTATCCATTGGCTGAATATAAATACAGCAGCTTCGAAGATTTTAATATAAAGCGTAAGGTAGTCTCTCCGATCGTTAAAGAGAACAAACGCCTCTGTTCTTTACCGATGCACTGGAATCACTTCGAATTAACCAATAATTCAGCGCAAACTCGAGTTATTACGCTTGCTCAACCGCTACAAAACTTGATTGGTTCAACCTATCAAAAAGGTCGCGATGGCATTCAAGATTCGGCGTGTACCTTGTCTCAAAATCCGATCGCTCAGCAGCATGAAGTGGTTAACTTAAAAGGCGAAAGTCACAGCTTTACGGGAGTTCAGCTTTCTAGCCAATCGCCTTATCAGAGCGATATTGAAGGCGAAGTGGTGTTTGGTGTTCAAGCGGATAACCATTTGGTGGAATATGGCAAGGTCTCGATTTCTGTGAAGCCAACGCTTTACACCTCTAAGAGTGCTCAGCAAACAGAGTTCGCACTGAAAACAGGCCGCACAAACACTGAGTTCCAAACAGGAATTTACACGGGGCGTGAAGCACTGAGCGCTTTGGTTGTGGTGCAGGTTGAGCTAGAAGCGGGAGAGTCTGTCGACCTGCGTTTTGCGCAAGTAATGGCACACAAAAAAGTCATGCTTAATGGTTGGCATTCAGAGAAGGCTTACACGCAATTCTACCCCCAAGCTAAACCCGCTCTGCCGATGTTAGAAGACGTATTGCCTGAGCTAGAAGCGATTGAGCAACAGATCGTGAAGCAACAAGCAGCCTTCCTAGAGCAAGCTCAAAGCAAAATTTCACAGCCTGATTCTGCATTGCGCTATGCGACGATGGCGATGAACTCATTGTCTTTTCTGGCCGAATCAACGGTATGGGATAAAGAGGATAAGTTCTTGGTGAAAGAGTGTGTCGACTACCCATTCTTTAACTCTCTGGATGTGTACTTCTACGGTTCATTCTCATTGCTTTATTTGTTGCCTGAGCTTGATGGCTGCGTGATGAAAGAGTTTTCTAAGGCCATTTTGGCCGAAGACTTTACCGAGCGCCGATACTGGGAATACGAAGCGACGCCCAATGCCGAATTGATTGATGAAAAGTACCAAGGCGTGCGTGCCATTCGAGGTGCGGTAATCCACGACTTGGGTAGTCCGTTTGACATCCAGCCCGATGCTTACAGCTGGCACAACGTGAAAGAGTGGAAGGACTTAGCGCCGAAATACATTCTGATGGTGTACCGCCATTACCAAAACACCCAAGATCTCTCTGTGGTTAAAGAGTGCTGGCAAGCGGTAACTGAAAGCATCGATTTCTTATCGAATTTGATCGCTGAAGGTGACGATTTACCACTAACCCGAGGCACAGACGATACCTTTGATAACCTCGCGTCTCACGGCATCTCAATTTACTGTGCGAGCCTGTGGGTGGCCGGTCTTCAAGCCGCGAGCGAACTTGCACAATTGATGGGTGAAAGCGAGCTAGCTAGCGGTTACTTAACGCGTTCTAAAAAGGCGTTAGCCACGGTTGAGCAAAGCTTGTGGGATGACAAAGAGGGTTACTACCACTTCTTCGTGACGCCAGTTCAAGCCAAGCATCTAACCGGTGCGGGCTATCAAGCTCTGGAAACCTTGGGCTTGACTTTGACGGGTGATGCGATTGCTGACAAGAACACGCTCAATGCCTATTTAAATGAAACGGATACCTCCATCAACATTAGTAAGGTATCTCAAAGAGTCTCTAAGAAACGCTTGCTGAGTGAGACTGCGCCTCAAGCCTTTACACAAGAATACTTAGATTTAGTGCCAGATTCTGACAACAGTTTTGGTGATGCCTTGTTGGCTGACAGTTACCTTAAGCTCATCGGCTTGGACGGTATTTTCCCCCAACAGAACATCCAACGCGCATTGGACTATGTTTATAAGCACAACTTCGAAATTAATAGCCCCAAGTTGGGTGTTGCGAATATGACATTAGCCGATGGCTCACCACATGAAGCATTTCAGGCACAAGATGTGTGGATTGGTGTTCAGTTTAGTGTGGCAACAGCGTTGAATTTAGCGGGTAAATCACAGCAAGCAGAAACATTGATGGATACCGTGTATACCGCACTCTATGACTATTCGAAAATTCCATTTGCAGCGCCAGAAGGATTCAATTGCTCTGTGTCTGTCAATGAGAAAGATCTTATAGAAGCATTTAAAATATCGCAAAATGATGCGAAAAACTGGCTAAGTGTACTTAAATATCAAAAATGTGTGCTGTCTGACGGTCGTATCAATCCAACATTGACGAAAGATACTGATAATTTTGTTAAAATGTTGAGCGGTGAAATCCCGCTAGAAAAGCTGGCAGGCTTACACAAATGGTTACTGAGTACTGGCTTGAAATATACGGCTGGTCGTTACTTCAGACCGGGGATGATCTTCGCCTATTTGTACTGA
- a CDS encoding ABC transporter ATP-binding protein produces MSDRAILKVNNLSVSFTTNDGIIDAVKKVNFTLNSSETLAIVGESGSGKSVSSNALMRLLPDNAIIDAQSEIEFEGQSILGKTEREMQSIRGDRIGMIFQEPMTSLNPYLRVGIQVAEAIMCHRKVSKSKAKQRVLELFELVHLPMPEQAYTKYPHEFSGGQLQRIMIAMALINEPDILIADEPTTALDVTVQAEVLSLIKEIQSKMGMAILFITHDLGVVKHFADRVLVMCKGELVEEGMTQALFENPRHDYTRMLINSIPKGAKVPVEASAPELLSADDIRVQFLVKSHFIKSKSQYFEAVKGISLNLKQGETLGIVGESGSGKSTLGRALIGLLPSTGRIVYKGQDVSLLNDKERHKLKKDVQMVFQDPYGSLSPRMTVGEIITEGLTVHQPHLSKQERLERARKALIEVRLEPNSINRYPHEFSGGQRQRIAIARALILEPSFILLDEPTSALDRSVQLTVIDLLKDIQAKHNIGFLFISHDLSVVKALSDRVLVMQKGEVMEEGSAEDIFNAPKNDYTKKLIAASFDLENKSKKNAA; encoded by the coding sequence ACCAATGATGGAATCATTGATGCGGTAAAAAAGGTTAACTTTACCCTTAATTCTAGCGAAACCTTGGCCATTGTTGGTGAATCAGGTTCAGGTAAATCAGTCTCTTCTAACGCACTCATGCGTTTGCTCCCTGATAACGCCATCATTGATGCTCAATCTGAAATAGAATTTGAGGGGCAATCAATACTTGGCAAGACTGAACGAGAAATGCAGTCGATTCGTGGCGACAGAATCGGCATGATCTTTCAGGAACCGATGACCTCTTTGAACCCATATCTGCGTGTGGGTATTCAAGTGGCTGAAGCCATTATGTGTCACCGTAAGGTATCAAAGTCAAAGGCCAAACAGCGCGTACTTGAGCTGTTTGAACTGGTTCACCTACCAATGCCAGAGCAAGCCTACACTAAGTATCCTCACGAGTTTTCTGGTGGTCAGCTGCAACGCATCATGATCGCAATGGCCTTGATTAATGAGCCCGATATTTTGATTGCCGACGAACCCACTACGGCATTAGATGTAACGGTTCAGGCTGAAGTGCTCTCTTTGATCAAAGAGATTCAAAGCAAGATGGGCATGGCGATTTTGTTTATCACCCATGACCTTGGCGTAGTAAAACATTTTGCCGACCGTGTTCTGGTGATGTGCAAAGGTGAGCTAGTTGAAGAAGGGATGACTCAAGCCTTATTCGAGAATCCAAGACACGATTACACACGCATGCTGATTAACTCGATTCCTAAAGGCGCTAAGGTTCCTGTTGAGGCGTCAGCCCCAGAGCTATTGTCTGCTGACGATATCCGAGTTCAGTTCTTGGTTAAATCACATTTCATCAAGAGTAAAAGTCAGTACTTCGAAGCCGTAAAAGGCATTTCGTTGAATCTTAAACAAGGCGAAACGCTAGGCATTGTGGGGGAATCAGGGTCAGGTAAATCGACCCTTGGACGTGCATTAATTGGCTTGCTGCCAAGTACCGGACGTATTGTTTACAAAGGCCAAGACGTTAGCTTATTAAATGATAAAGAGCGTCACAAGCTCAAGAAAGATGTCCAAATGGTGTTCCAAGATCCTTATGGTTCTTTATCACCACGCATGACAGTTGGGGAAATCATCACCGAAGGCTTAACGGTGCATCAACCTCATCTATCCAAGCAAGAACGTTTAGAAAGAGCACGCAAAGCGCTGATTGAAGTACGTTTAGAACCGAATTCAATAAACCGTTATCCGCATGAGTTCTCAGGCGGGCAAAGACAACGTATCGCGATTGCTCGCGCACTGATTCTAGAGCCTTCTTTCATTTTGCTGGATGAACCGACTTCGGCACTCGATCGCTCAGTACAACTGACCGTGATTGACCTGCTCAAAGACATTCAAGCCAAGCACAATATCGGCTTTCTGTTCATCAGCCACGACCTCTCGGTAGTGAAAGCACTGTCGGATCGTGTATTGGTGATGCAGAAGGGTGAAGTGATGGAAGAAGGCTCTGCAGAAGATATTTTTAATGCACCGAAAAATGACTACACCAAGAAGTTAATCGCAGCGTCATTCGACTTAGAAAATAAATCGAAAAAAAATGCGGCGTAA